Proteins from a single region of Bremerella sp. JC817:
- a CDS encoding DUF1559 domain-containing protein: MNRIFPPHASRRSAFTLVELLVVIAIIGILIALLLPAVQQARESARRTQCTNHLKQIGLAFHNFQDTYGHLPYGGSDTTAAVPMGSSSPSDCCNADQLDYFNWTYQILPFLEQTALYDLGDPNNATGTEGSIARNGVAGYFCPSRRVATPYGGSNVYRADYAGNAGERHSSGMRAGTSTGKHGVVRNNKTKFPAMIEHIRDGSSNTIMVGEKALHDSAYGVEGGDNEMWNNAGWDEDVIRFGSYYDSGSGDSTPLVPIPDWAAPKFDDSGAFESFDAKYSLNGVFKGWHPYFGSSHNGGTNFCLGDGSVRFIPYTVDGLVFTYAALADDRKTFDWP; the protein is encoded by the coding sequence ATGAACCGCATCTTCCCGCCCCATGCTTCGCGTCGTTCTGCGTTCACGCTCGTGGAACTGCTGGTGGTCATCGCAATCATCGGTATCTTGATCGCCCTGCTCTTGCCGGCCGTGCAGCAAGCACGTGAATCGGCCCGTCGTACCCAGTGCACCAATCACCTGAAGCAGATTGGTCTCGCCTTCCACAACTTCCAAGATACGTACGGTCACCTGCCATACGGTGGTAGCGATACGACCGCCGCCGTTCCGATGGGTTCGTCGAGCCCAAGCGACTGCTGCAATGCCGACCAGCTCGACTACTTCAACTGGACCTACCAGATCCTGCCCTTCCTGGAACAGACAGCCCTTTATGATCTGGGCGATCCGAACAACGCCACCGGTACTGAAGGCTCGATCGCTCGCAATGGTGTCGCTGGCTACTTCTGTCCATCACGGCGCGTTGCCACGCCTTACGGCGGTAGCAATGTCTATCGTGCCGACTACGCTGGTAACGCCGGCGAACGTCACAGCAGCGGTATGCGTGCGGGTACCAGCACCGGTAAGCATGGCGTCGTCCGCAACAACAAGACCAAGTTCCCCGCGATGATCGAACACATCCGCGATGGTTCGTCGAACACCATCATGGTGGGCGAAAAGGCTCTCCACGATTCGGCCTATGGCGTCGAAGGTGGCGACAACGAAATGTGGAACAACGCCGGTTGGGACGAAGACGTCATCCGCTTCGGTTCGTATTACGACTCGGGCAGCGGCGACTCGACTCCCCTGGTCCCAATCCCAGACTGGGCCGCTCCTAAGTTCGACGACAGTGGTGCCTTTGAATCGTTCGACGCCAAGTACAGCTTGAATGGCGTGTTCAAGGGCTGGCACCCTTATTTCGGTTCGTCGCACAACGGCGGCACCAACTTCTGTCTCGGCGATGGTTCGGTTCGCTTCATTCCTTACACCGTCGATGGCCTGGTCTTCACCTACGCTGCCCTGGCCGACGATCGCAAGACGTTCGATTGGCCGTAA
- a CDS encoding Rrf2 family transcriptional regulator, whose product MFSQTVEYALRAVCHLAYTAPASSTTEEIANSTKVPIAYLSKVLQGLARTGVVKSQRGVGGGISLVKSPDELTILEVVNAVDPIERISTCPLGLSAHGKNLCPLHRRLDNAMASVEEAFRSTTLAEVIAEPTTSIPLCEFPSERPQKKES is encoded by the coding sequence ATGTTTTCGCAGACTGTTGAATATGCTCTGCGAGCGGTGTGCCATTTGGCCTATACCGCTCCGGCTAGCTCGACCACCGAAGAAATCGCGAACAGCACCAAGGTTCCGATTGCCTATCTTTCCAAGGTTCTCCAGGGGCTGGCTCGAACCGGGGTCGTGAAGTCGCAACGGGGCGTCGGCGGCGGGATCTCGCTGGTGAAGTCGCCCGACGAGCTGACCATTCTGGAAGTGGTCAACGCGGTCGATCCGATCGAGCGGATCTCGACCTGTCCGCTCGGGCTCTCGGCGCATGGCAAGAATCTTTGCCCGCTGCATCGCCGGCTCGACAACGCGATGGCCAGCGTGGAAGAGGCATTTCGCAGCACGACCTTGGCGGAAGTGATTGCTGAACCGACCACCAGCATTCCGCTGTGCGAGTTTCCGAGCGAACGCCCGCAGAAGAAAGAGTCGTAG
- a CDS encoding protoglobin family protein — MKHIDEARLESDLGYRFGYLLEFVGFGGEDIEAVHGAAEALAPLVPGLVDAVYDKLHGYDATWRHFVPRQHGYEGDVPTSVEALSLDHEQIQFRKQHLARYLVTLVTKPYDEKMLSYLDMVGKMHTPAAGSRDLDVPLVQMNALMGFVADALIVTITGLGLDRETEVKTLRAFNKLLWLQNDLINKHYVPASSTVA, encoded by the coding sequence ATGAAACATATCGACGAAGCACGTTTGGAATCGGACCTGGGCTACCGTTTCGGTTATCTGCTCGAGTTCGTAGGTTTTGGCGGAGAGGATATCGAGGCAGTCCATGGTGCCGCGGAAGCGTTGGCACCGCTGGTCCCAGGGCTGGTCGATGCGGTCTACGACAAGCTTCACGGTTACGATGCCACCTGGCGTCATTTCGTGCCGCGTCAGCACGGCTACGAAGGAGACGTTCCGACTTCGGTCGAGGCGTTGTCGCTCGATCACGAACAGATCCAGTTCCGCAAACAGCACCTGGCACGTTACCTGGTTACCCTGGTCACCAAGCCGTACGACGAGAAAATGTTGAGCTACCTCGACATGGTCGGCAAGATGCACACGCCAGCCGCCGGTAGCCGCGACCTCGATGTCCCGCTGGTTCAGATGAATGCCTTGATGGGCTTTGTTGCCGACGCTTTGATTGTCACCATTACCGGGCTGGGGTTGGATCGCGAAACGGAAGTAAAGACGCTTCGCGCATTCAATAAACTGTTGTGGCTTCAGAACGATTTGATCAACAAGCACTACGTGCCTGCCAGTTCAACCGTGGCTTAA